In Trifolium pratense cultivar HEN17-A07 linkage group LG7, ARS_RC_1.1, whole genome shotgun sequence, a genomic segment contains:
- the LOC123897020 gene encoding uncharacterized protein LOC123897020 isoform X1: MGRNPQQVCLSCLHNCRFFHSHRTPTTSPNSFYKLIRPHTDDFNVLYLPPKLNHIMSTLIGKKINLEDSAGGRTIVTISKVDGSFAFKEGWDVFSKEHGLEIGDIVVFNFINKLNFDVKIYDESVCERLDFSKKRNGRKRDRSGKFVRQNCIENISENDNEDRRVRSKCTSEHIEDPCYITSYIYQNDDLAVFNKDPMLEEVLGTGDTSYASKLLLLGRNSYLGETDKSAYDDSSALIHGQNKEQKSIMFDREAQECQLVESLGSAEATISKDESPSNALEVEIFGRNNSLVDSDKGVHDESPPLKLEENKKGKSIISQKEIEECQFAEGLGSDSEVIYGEWPNETRYLSDAQIHIGELNEVPINMTPKMCSFTDKLHATELPKFNQDNESRFETSGGNNSVGDSGKSGYAKTSTLKLEENKEGKFIMSEKEIQECLFAEGLGSDSAAEERCNKIRNFLNAQIHIGEMKEVPMNMTPKIGSFNFNDILHATELPKVVKGEFNQDIDRHFETAATVSSVVLTDNDRMNAKQEPNDTSNLLNDRIHFGEIKEVPMEMTPKLGSFNDKLNATGSPEVIEGEFNEAEAAETVTSEVLTNNHYLKLSLCLSLSRAGIGTKGMVVLLRDPLGRLWPVLCHKKTWLASGWLDFQRENNIKPGDVCVFRVVNKFERIISVHINHN, encoded by the exons ATGGGTCGCAATCCACAACAAGTGTGTCTATCTTGTCTTCACAACTGTCGATTCTTTCACTCTCATCGAACACCCACAACCTCCCCTAACTCTTTCTACAAGCTCATCCGTCCTCATACTGATGATTTCAATGTTTTG TATCTTCCACCAAAGTTGAATCATATTATGTCAACCTTGATTGGTAAGAAAATCAATCTCGAGGATTCAGCGGGAGGGCGAACAATTGTTACAATATCAAAAGTTGACGGTTCTTTTGCTTTTAAGGAAGGATGGGATGTTTTCTCAAAGGAGCATGGGCTTGAAATTGGAGATATTGTGGTATTCAATTTCATTAACAAGTTGAATTTTGATGTCAAGATCTATGATGAATCTGTGTGTGAAAGACtagatttttctaaaaaaagaaATGGGAGAAAGAGAGATAGAAGTGGTAAGTTTGTTAGACAAAATTGCATAGAAAATATTTCAGAAAATGATAATGAGGATCGAAGGGTTCGATCTAAGTGTACATCAGAACACATTGAAGACCCATGTTACATAACAAGCTACATATATCAAAATGATGATCTAGCTGTTTTTAACAAAGATCCTATGCTTGAAGAAGTGTTGGGTACAGGGGATACCTCATATGCATCTAAACTTTTATTGTTGGGAAGAAACAGTTATCTTGGTGAGACAGATAAAAGCGCATATGACGATAGTTCTGCTCTTATACATGGACAAAATAAAGAGCAGAAATCCATTATGTTCGATAGGGAGGCTCAAGAGTGCCAACTTGTTGAGAGCTTAG GAAGTGCTGAGGCGACAATATCCAAAGACGAAAGTCCCTCAAATGCACTTGAAGTTGAAATTTTTGGAAGAAACAATTCTCTCGTCGATTCTGACAAAGGCGTGCATGACGAGTCTCCTCCTTTGAAacttgaagaaaacaaaaagggAAAATCCATCATATCCCAAAAGGAAATTGAAGAGTGCCAGTTTGCTGAAGGCTTAG GAAGTGATTCAGAGGTGATATATGGAGAGTGGCCCAATGAGACGAGATATCTCTCAGATGCTCAAATTCACATTG GTGAATTGAATGAAGTGCCCATTAACATGACTCCCAAAATGTGCAGTTTCACTGATAAATTGCATGCAACAG AGTTGCCAAAGTTTAATCAAGATAATGAGAGTCGCTTTGAAACTTCTGGAGGAAACAATTCTGTTGGTGATTCAGGCAAAAGTGGATATGCCAAGACTTCTACTTTGAAACTTGAAGAAAACAAAGAGGGAAAATTCATCATGTCCGAAAAGGAAATTCAAGAGTGCCTGTTTGCTGAAGGCTTAG GAAGTGATTCGGCGGCTGAAGAGAGGTGCAACAAGATCAGAAATTTCCTAAATGCTCAAATTCACATTG GTGAAATGAAGGAAGTGCCTATGAACATGACTCCCAAAATTGGCAGTTTCAATTTCAATGATATATTGCATGCAACAG AGTTGCCAAAGGTTGTTAAGGGAGAGTTTAATCAAGATATTGACAGGCACTTTGAGACTGCTGCCACTGTCTCGTCTGTGGTGCTCACTGATAATGACCGTATG AACGCTAAACAGGAACCCAATGATACCTCCAATCTCTTAAATGATCGAATTCACTTTG GTGAAATAAAGGAAGTGCCTATGGAAATGACTCCCAAGTTGGGCAGTTTCAATGACAAATTAAATGCGACAG GGTCGCCAGAGGTTATTGAGGGAGAGTTTAATGAAGCTGAAGCTGCGGAAACTGTCACCTCTGAAGTGCTCACTAATAATCATTATCTT AAATTGTCACTATGCTTGTCGTTATCTCGAGCTGGAATAGGAACGAAGGGGATGGTGGTGTTGCTTAGGGATCCACTGGGGAGATTGTGGCCGGTCCTTTGCCATAAAAAAACATGGTTGGCAAGTGGATGGTTAGATTTTCaaagagaaaataatattaaacCAGGTGATGTGTGTGTTTTTCGGGTTGTGAACAAGTTTGAGCGTATCATTTCTGTACATATAAACCACAACTGA
- the LOC123895855 gene encoding adenine/guanine permease AZG2-like, with the protein MATANSKQQQVQRKQTAGIATENEAAAEDPNRRSVSLCVKKEILKVFYMAYIVDAAGTIVGSALGVTTTATFVESSAGMREGGRTGLTAVIIGLFFFLSLFFTPLFSSVPPWAIGPSLVMVGVMMMKVVKDIDWTNIKEAVPAFAIMLLMPLTYSIYQMGLLLVLDFMFLLVFLTMLHCKYHKLVGGNEKNRD; encoded by the exons ATGGCAACAGCAAATAGCAAGCAGCAACAAGTGCAGAGGAAACAAACAG CAGGCATTGCAACAGAGAACGAGGCTGCCGCCGAGGATCCAAATCGGAGATCGGTGAGTTTGTGTGTGAAAAAGGAAATTTTGAAGGTATTCTATATGGCCTATATTGTTGATGCAGCTGGTACTATTGTGGGGTCAGCATTAGGTGTTACAACAACTGCAACATTTGTGGAATCATCAGCTGGGATGAGAGAAGGGGGTAGGACAGGATTAACAGCTGTGAttattggtttgtttttcttcttgtcATTGTTTTTCACTCCTCTTTTCTCAAGTGTTCCTCCATGGGCTATAGGTCCTTCACTTGTGATGGTTGGggtaatgatgatgaaagttgtGAAGGATATTGACTGGACAAATATAAAGGAGGCTGTTCCTGCTTTTGCTATAATGCTTCTTATGCCTCTAACATATTCCATATATCAAATGGGATTGTTGCTGGTATTGGACTTTATGTTTCTTTTAGTCTTTTTGACTATGCTGCACTGCAAGTATCATAAATTGGTTGGGGGAAATGAGAAGAATCGTGATTAA
- the LOC123897020 gene encoding uncharacterized protein LOC123897020 isoform X2 — translation MGRNPQQVCLSCLHNCRFFHSHRTPTTSPNSFYKLIRPHTDDFNVLYLPPKLNHIMSTLIGKKINLEDSAGGRTIVTISKVDGSFAFKEGWDVFSKEHGLEIGDIVVFNFINKLNFDVKIYDESVCERLDFSKKRNGRKRDRSGKFVRQNCIENISENDNEDRRVRSKCTSEHIEDPCYITSYIYQNDDLAVFNKDPMLEEVLGTGDTSYASKLLLLGRNSYLGETDKSAYDDSSALIHGQNKEQKSIMFDREAQECQLVESLGSAEATISKDESPSNALEVEIFGRNNSLVDSDKGVHDESPPLKLEENKKGKSIISQKEIEECQFAEGLGSDSAAEERCNKIRNFLNAQIHIGEMKEVPMNMTPKIGSFNFNDILHATELPKVVKGEFNQDIDRHFETAATVSSVVLTDNDRMNAKQEPNDTSNLLNDRIHFGEIKEVPMEMTPKLGSFNDKLNATGSPEVIEGEFNEAEAAETVTSEVLTNNHYLKLSLCLSLSRAGIGTKGMVVLLRDPLGRLWPVLCHKKTWLASGWLDFQRENNIKPGDVCVFRVVNKFERIISVHINHN, via the exons ATGGGTCGCAATCCACAACAAGTGTGTCTATCTTGTCTTCACAACTGTCGATTCTTTCACTCTCATCGAACACCCACAACCTCCCCTAACTCTTTCTACAAGCTCATCCGTCCTCATACTGATGATTTCAATGTTTTG TATCTTCCACCAAAGTTGAATCATATTATGTCAACCTTGATTGGTAAGAAAATCAATCTCGAGGATTCAGCGGGAGGGCGAACAATTGTTACAATATCAAAAGTTGACGGTTCTTTTGCTTTTAAGGAAGGATGGGATGTTTTCTCAAAGGAGCATGGGCTTGAAATTGGAGATATTGTGGTATTCAATTTCATTAACAAGTTGAATTTTGATGTCAAGATCTATGATGAATCTGTGTGTGAAAGACtagatttttctaaaaaaagaaATGGGAGAAAGAGAGATAGAAGTGGTAAGTTTGTTAGACAAAATTGCATAGAAAATATTTCAGAAAATGATAATGAGGATCGAAGGGTTCGATCTAAGTGTACATCAGAACACATTGAAGACCCATGTTACATAACAAGCTACATATATCAAAATGATGATCTAGCTGTTTTTAACAAAGATCCTATGCTTGAAGAAGTGTTGGGTACAGGGGATACCTCATATGCATCTAAACTTTTATTGTTGGGAAGAAACAGTTATCTTGGTGAGACAGATAAAAGCGCATATGACGATAGTTCTGCTCTTATACATGGACAAAATAAAGAGCAGAAATCCATTATGTTCGATAGGGAGGCTCAAGAGTGCCAACTTGTTGAGAGCTTAG GAAGTGCTGAGGCGACAATATCCAAAGACGAAAGTCCCTCAAATGCACTTGAAGTTGAAATTTTTGGAAGAAACAATTCTCTCGTCGATTCTGACAAAGGCGTGCATGACGAGTCTCCTCCTTTGAAacttgaagaaaacaaaaagggAAAATCCATCATATCCCAAAAGGAAATTGAAGAGTGCCAGTTTGCTGAAGGCTTAG GAAGTGATTCGGCGGCTGAAGAGAGGTGCAACAAGATCAGAAATTTCCTAAATGCTCAAATTCACATTG GTGAAATGAAGGAAGTGCCTATGAACATGACTCCCAAAATTGGCAGTTTCAATTTCAATGATATATTGCATGCAACAG AGTTGCCAAAGGTTGTTAAGGGAGAGTTTAATCAAGATATTGACAGGCACTTTGAGACTGCTGCCACTGTCTCGTCTGTGGTGCTCACTGATAATGACCGTATG AACGCTAAACAGGAACCCAATGATACCTCCAATCTCTTAAATGATCGAATTCACTTTG GTGAAATAAAGGAAGTGCCTATGGAAATGACTCCCAAGTTGGGCAGTTTCAATGACAAATTAAATGCGACAG GGTCGCCAGAGGTTATTGAGGGAGAGTTTAATGAAGCTGAAGCTGCGGAAACTGTCACCTCTGAAGTGCTCACTAATAATCATTATCTT AAATTGTCACTATGCTTGTCGTTATCTCGAGCTGGAATAGGAACGAAGGGGATGGTGGTGTTGCTTAGGGATCCACTGGGGAGATTGTGGCCGGTCCTTTGCCATAAAAAAACATGGTTGGCAAGTGGATGGTTAGATTTTCaaagagaaaataatattaaacCAGGTGATGTGTGTGTTTTTCGGGTTGTGAACAAGTTTGAGCGTATCATTTCTGTACATATAAACCACAACTGA